A stretch of Syntrophus gentianae DNA encodes these proteins:
- the menA gene encoding 1,4-dihydroxy-2-naphthoate octaprenyltransferase, producing MNREKLKAWVQASRPPFFVATLIPLTAGAVLAGRQGSFDFLHFFLVLFASFLVHFATNISNDYFDHMQGTDAGESIGGSRVLQEGKITVTELGQAIVLLYTVAALTGFYLVWTLKLWAILPLMALAFFSSLFYVAPPVKYGYHGLGEFFVAINMGPVMVMGSNWVILGRVDWTALPVSFPIGLMVALILYYQSLPDMETDRAVGKRTLAVRLGKSGARIFLVSFWIAIYTSIALLTLTGCFSRIAWYTLLTLPIPIKVWRLVVSTHDWVELDSYGKYIRIFYFVNGLILIAALF from the coding sequence GTGAATCGAGAAAAATTAAAGGCGTGGGTGCAGGCCAGCCGCCCCCCCTTCTTTGTCGCCACCCTGATTCCCCTGACCGCCGGGGCGGTTCTGGCAGGCCGGCAGGGATCCTTTGACTTTCTCCATTTTTTCCTGGTCCTCTTCGCCTCTTTTCTGGTTCATTTCGCAACGAACATCTCCAACGATTACTTCGATCACATGCAGGGGACCGATGCCGGAGAATCCATCGGCGGGTCCCGCGTCCTTCAGGAAGGCAAGATCACGGTAACGGAACTGGGCCAAGCCATCGTCCTCCTTTACACCGTCGCCGCGCTTACCGGGTTTTATCTCGTCTGGACCCTGAAACTGTGGGCAATCCTTCCCCTGATGGCCCTTGCTTTTTTCAGCAGCCTCTTTTACGTGGCCCCTCCCGTCAAGTACGGCTACCATGGCCTTGGCGAATTTTTCGTGGCCATCAACATGGGGCCGGTGATGGTGATGGGTTCCAACTGGGTCATCCTGGGCCGGGTGGACTGGACGGCCCTGCCCGTTTCCTTCCCTATCGGACTGATGGTTGCGCTGATTCTTTATTATCAGAGCCTGCCCGACATGGAAACGGACCGTGCGGTGGGCAAGCGCACCCTGGCTGTCCGCCTCGGGAAAAGCGGCGCCCGGATCTTTCTGGTTTCCTTCTGGATCGCCATTTACACCAGCATCGCCCTCCTGACCCTGACGGGCTGTTTTTCCCGCATCGCCTGGTACACGCTCTTGACACTGCCGATTCCGATCAAGGTCTGGAGACTTGTCGTGTCGACCCACGATTGGGTGGAACTGGACTCTTACGGGAAATACATCCGCATCTTCTACTTCGTCAACGGCCTGATCCTCATTGCGGCCCTGTTTTAA
- the menH gene encoding 2-succinyl-6-hydroxy-2,4-cyclohexadiene-1-carboxylate synthase: MKDTVLHYEAFGRRDRGVFVFLHGFMGNRRSLKAITEPLAGACHCLAFDLPGHGGSLFDRKDFLNSLQTLEDVANLVLRDLDALGVNHFSLYGYSMGGRVAQNIALLAPDRVERLVIESASFGIADPEERRQRYLRDLTLLANVRTEKDLAAFLEGWYRLPLFCTLAGTPALQRILWERRDNSVTELRHALEIMSVGNHPFFAERLAVLHFPLFYFCGEKDEAYTGTARKMKEVIPRMNLTVFRDASHNVHAQFPEQILGALERMLKADQPGVLTGAEEGAEA; encoded by the coding sequence ATGAAAGACACTGTCCTGCATTACGAAGCGTTCGGACGTCGGGATCGCGGCGTCTTTGTCTTTCTCCATGGATTTATGGGAAATCGCCGCTCTCTGAAAGCCATCACAGAGCCCCTTGCCGGGGCCTGCCATTGCCTTGCCTTCGACCTTCCCGGTCATGGCGGCTCCCTCTTTGACCGGAAGGATTTTCTTAACAGCCTGCAGACTCTGGAAGACGTGGCCAATCTTGTCCTGCGGGATCTTGACGCCCTGGGCGTAAACCATTTCAGCCTCTACGGATACTCCATGGGAGGAAGGGTGGCGCAGAATATCGCCCTCCTGGCGCCGGACCGGGTCGAGCGGCTGGTGATCGAGTCGGCCTCTTTCGGCATTGCCGATCCGGAGGAAAGGCGGCAGCGTTATCTGCGGGATCTGACCCTGCTGGCGAATGTCCGGACGGAGAAGGATCTTGCGGCATTTCTGGAAGGATGGTATCGTCTGCCCCTGTTTTGCACCTTGGCAGGAACACCCGCTCTGCAGCGGATTCTCTGGGAAAGGCGGGACAACAGCGTTACAGAACTCCGCCACGCCCTGGAGATCATGAGCGTCGGCAACCACCCCTTCTTTGCGGAGCGCCTGGCGGTCCTGCATTTTCCGCTGTTCTACTTCTGCGGAGAAAAGGATGAGGCCTATACCGGAACCGCCCGAAAGATGAAGGAAGTGATCCCCAGGATGAACCTAACGGTATTTCGCGACGCCTCTCACAATGTCCACGCCCAGTTCCCGGAACAGATCCTCGGCGCTCTGGAGCGGATGCTGAAAGCGGACCAACCCGGCGTTCTTACCGGGGCAGAGGAAGGAGCCGAAGCGTGA
- a CDS encoding AMP-binding protein, with protein sequence MKPPFLQNDAIDLERLFEEYRANPALVTPAGTLTFGEIRKCLGIVIANLEKAGIRKGDSVALHGENSELHLYLFLAAWIMGFLYLPLDFKAPLASLLETAPFDFLVTSEEAPPSKDFAVLRPENLLPNLRSETAPWPGNRPWPAIPFRQEASAIFTSGSTGKPRGIVHTVGNYVYSALGTNEFVGLEPSDRWLLSLPLFHVGGVLIWVRTLLSGSSCILPGRLKRIDAAVLAHAPTVLSLVPTQLIRFLASEDIVSVLRKTKVIQLGGAPMPAWLIDKALDLGIPVMPTYGSTESCTQATGVARGSDRKAYFTAGRPLPYRKVRIAEDGTIQLGGKTLFSRYLDAPPQPSPAGDRIFSTADVGYLDPAGNLVVLGRKDGVFISGGENISPFEIENALLKLDSVVTAIAVPVPDEEFGRVPWAFVEMPGPFNEAEMLAALKSRLPGYKVPKRILRLEPKDQEGKMKYSREGLTKLAGEIARQEREGGR encoded by the coding sequence GTGAAGCCGCCTTTCCTACAGAACGATGCCATCGACCTGGAACGACTCTTTGAAGAATACCGTGCAAATCCGGCACTGGTGACGCCGGCGGGCACCCTGACCTTTGGCGAAATCAGGAAGTGCCTCGGAATCGTGATCGCCAATCTGGAAAAGGCCGGTATCCGCAAAGGCGATTCGGTGGCCCTCCATGGGGAAAACAGCGAGCTGCATCTCTACCTGTTTCTTGCCGCCTGGATCATGGGATTCCTCTATCTCCCCCTGGATTTCAAGGCGCCCCTGGCCAGCCTGCTCGAAACCGCCCCCTTCGATTTTCTCGTGACAAGCGAAGAGGCGCCGCCTTCCAAGGATTTTGCCGTTCTTCGCCCGGAGAATCTGCTGCCGAACCTCCGTTCCGAAACGGCCCCGTGGCCGGGAAACCGACCCTGGCCGGCGATCCCTTTTCGCCAGGAGGCCAGCGCCATCTTTACCTCGGGTTCAACGGGAAAACCCAGGGGCATCGTCCATACCGTGGGGAATTATGTTTACAGCGCCTTGGGGACCAACGAATTTGTCGGGTTGGAACCGTCGGACCGCTGGCTTCTCAGCCTCCCCCTTTTCCACGTCGGAGGTGTCCTGATCTGGGTTCGCACCCTGCTTTCCGGCAGTTCGTGCATCCTGCCTGGTAGGCTGAAAAGAATCGATGCCGCGGTACTGGCCCACGCCCCTACGGTCCTTTCGCTCGTTCCGACCCAGCTCATCCGTTTTCTCGCCTCCGAAGACATCGTCTCCGTCCTCCGGAAAACCAAGGTTATCCAGCTGGGCGGTGCGCCCATGCCGGCCTGGCTGATTGATAAGGCGTTGGATCTGGGCATTCCCGTGATGCCGACCTACGGGTCCACGGAATCCTGCACCCAGGCCACGGGGGTGGCGAGGGGTTCCGACAGGAAAGCCTATTTCACCGCCGGGCGGCCTCTTCCCTACCGGAAAGTCCGGATTGCAGAGGACGGAACCATCCAACTGGGGGGAAAAACCCTTTTTTCGCGATACCTCGATGCCCCCCCGCAACCATCCCCTGCAGGAGACCGGATTTTTTCAACCGCCGATGTCGGCTATCTCGATCCGGCAGGCAATCTCGTGGTCCTGGGACGGAAAGACGGGGTCTTCATCTCCGGAGGGGAGAACATCTCTCCTTTCGAGATCGAAAATGCCCTGCTGAAGCTGGATTCCGTCGTAACCGCCATCGCCGTGCCGGTCCCCGATGAGGAATTCGGACGGGTTCCCTGGGCCTTTGTCGAAATGCCGGGGCCTTTCAACGAGGCGGAGATGCTTGCCGCCCTGAAATCGCGCCTGCCCGGCTACAAGGTTCCCAAACGGATTCTCCGGCTGGAACCGAAAGACCAAGAGGGAAAGATGAAATACAGCCGGGAAGGCTTGACGAAGCTGGCCGGAGAAATCGCCCGGCAGGAGCGGGAAGGCGGCCGATGA
- a CDS encoding enolase C-terminal domain-like protein, producing MRIIRTEVYRFSLPFAAPLKVGRVLLQRREGLLISLTDDYNHCSYGEIAPLAGFDSTTLERCLQDIPDLGNFLNNAGLFYDRFEITAPLLGIVDCPVSSWAGHTLFGVESALLGLYLQARGKDSLKDLFRLPNAPMRIPVNALFIPESTEEGLDRQIRDLKNSGATTFKIKIGRLPENEEIRQIRWLVDEMGSGICLRLDGNRNLTPAAYHRYFEALCDLPVEYVEEPLALEELERAGDVPWPLALDESLTRFLDPEEPRLSALDPAVRTVILKPGLLRGLHAMARAVKDAEHTGIRTIFSSAFNSGISLAILGVFSRLVGLPPETVHGLDTLRYLAADILQPSPSIRGGKLEIPDRLLFGGASLNPSCIGERVL from the coding sequence ATGAGGATAATCCGCACCGAAGTCTATCGATTTTCACTTCCCTTTGCTGCGCCGCTCAAGGTCGGCAGGGTACTCCTGCAGCGCCGGGAGGGGCTTCTAATCTCCCTGACGGACGATTACAACCACTGCAGTTACGGAGAAATTGCTCCCCTGGCCGGCTTTGATTCGACAACACTGGAACGATGCCTTCAGGATATTCCTGACCTCGGAAATTTCCTGAACAACGCGGGGCTTTTTTATGACCGGTTTGAAATCACGGCTCCCCTGCTGGGCATTGTCGACTGCCCGGTATCGTCGTGGGCGGGACATACGCTGTTCGGTGTGGAAAGCGCCCTGTTGGGCCTTTATCTTCAGGCCAGGGGAAAGGACAGCCTGAAGGACCTGTTTCGTCTTCCGAATGCGCCGATGAGGATCCCGGTCAACGCCCTTTTTATTCCGGAGTCCACGGAGGAAGGACTGGACCGGCAGATACGGGACCTGAAAAACAGTGGGGCCACCACGTTCAAGATCAAGATCGGCAGGCTACCGGAAAATGAGGAAATCCGGCAGATTCGCTGGCTTGTCGACGAGATGGGGAGCGGGATTTGCCTGCGCCTGGACGGCAACCGGAACCTGACGCCGGCGGCTTATCATCGCTATTTTGAGGCCCTTTGCGATCTTCCCGTGGAATACGTGGAAGAACCCCTTGCGTTGGAGGAGCTGGAAAGGGCAGGCGACGTCCCCTGGCCGCTCGCCCTGGATGAATCCCTGACACGCTTTCTCGATCCGGAAGAACCACGTCTGTCCGCGCTGGACCCGGCTGTCCGGACGGTCATTCTGAAACCCGGATTGCTCCGGGGGTTGCACGCCATGGCGCGGGCCGTGAAGGATGCGGAGCACACCGGCATCCGGACGATCTTCAGCTCCGCCTTCAATTCCGGCATATCCCTCGCTATCCTTGGCGTCTTTTCCCGGCTGGTCGGCCTTCCGCCCGAGACGGTCCACGGTCTGGATACGTTGCGCTATCTTGCCGCCGATATCCTGCAGCCGTCCCCGTCCATTCGCGGGGGAAAACTGGAAATTCCCGATCGGCTGCTCTTCGGGGGGGCTTCGTTGAATCCATCCTGCATCGGGGAAAGAGTCCTGTGA
- a CDS encoding phosphoribosylaminoimidazolecarboxamide formyltransferase has protein sequence MNELALKYGCNPNQKPARIFMADGSNLPVVVLNGKPGYINFLDAFNSWQLVKELKENTGMVAAASFKHVSPAGAALGYPLDDVLRKMYHIDADTKLSPLACAYARARGADRMSSFGDYIALSDVCDVPTAQIIKPEVTDGIIAPGYEPEALDILKTKKNGNYNVIAIDPDYVPASLEHKQVFGITFEQGRNSLKIDSSMLENIVTENKTLTDAQKRDLVLSLIALKYTQSNSVCYVQDGQVIGVGAGQQSRIHCTRLAGQKADNWQLRHMPKVLDLPFRSDVSKPNRDNAIDVYLGDTPEDVSGDEVWAEIFTHRPDPLTAAEKKEWLSKVTGVALGSDAFFPFGDNIERAHRSGVTAIVEPGGSIRDQQVIDTCNRYGIVMAFCGLRLFHH, from the coding sequence ATGAACGAATTAGCGCTTAAATACGGCTGCAACCCCAACCAGAAGCCTGCCAGAATCTTCATGGCGGACGGCAGCAATCTGCCTGTTGTCGTATTGAACGGCAAGCCCGGCTACATCAACTTTTTGGACGCCTTCAACAGCTGGCAGCTGGTAAAGGAACTGAAAGAGAATACCGGCATGGTTGCCGCGGCCTCCTTTAAGCATGTGTCCCCCGCCGGCGCTGCCCTGGGTTATCCACTGGACGATGTCCTTCGCAAAATGTATCACATCGACGCCGATACAAAGCTTTCTCCCCTGGCCTGTGCTTACGCACGCGCCCGCGGCGCCGATCGCATGAGCAGCTTTGGGGACTATATCGCGCTGAGCGATGTGTGCGATGTGCCCACGGCGCAGATCATCAAGCCCGAAGTAACCGACGGCATCATTGCCCCGGGTTATGAGCCGGAAGCACTGGACATTCTAAAGACCAAGAAAAACGGTAACTACAATGTGATCGCCATCGATCCGGACTATGTACCCGCCTCCCTGGAACACAAGCAGGTGTTCGGCATTACCTTTGAGCAGGGCCGCAACAGCCTGAAGATCGACAGCAGTATGCTTGAAAATATCGTGACCGAGAACAAGACCCTGACCGATGCGCAGAAACGCGATCTGGTGCTGAGTCTGATTGCTCTGAAATACACGCAGTCCAACAGCGTCTGCTACGTGCAGGACGGCCAGGTCATCGGCGTCGGCGCCGGCCAGCAGAGCCGCATCCACTGCACCCGACTTGCCGGACAGAAGGCCGACAACTGGCAGTTGCGCCATATGCCCAAAGTGCTGGATCTGCCTTTCCGCAGTGATGTTTCCAAGCCCAACCGCGACAATGCCATCGATGTTTATCTCGGCGATACCCCGGAGGACGTAAGCGGCGACGAGGTATGGGCCGAAATCTTCACCCACCGTCCAGACCCTTTGACGGCAGCGGAAAAGAAGGAATGGCTGAGCAAGGTGACCGGCGTTGCTCTAGGCAGCGACGCATTCTTCCCCTTCGGTGACAACATTGAGCGCGCCCACCGCAGCGGCGTGACCGCCATTGTTGAACCCGGCGGTTCTATACGCGATCAGCAGGTGATTGACACCTGCAACAGATACGGCATTGTCATGGCATTTTGCGGACTGCGCCTGTTTCACCATTGA
- a CDS encoding IMP cyclohydrolase gives MKENLYEYLAGNEYPGRGICIGKTPGGRKAMIAYFIMGRSVNSRNRVFAPIDGGICTMAADPSKMTDPHLIIYNPVLTLGNTTIVTNGDQTDTIRDFITRDICPGYGFEAALNTRTFEDDGPNWTPRISGVVDMRMGGYKLSILKSDNGNEDSLQRFTFDYPQPLAGEGHFISTYKCNGNPIPSFVGEPLPVAMDGEDPDEYAGRLWEALNEDNKVSLFVRAIDLATQAYKDVIINKYKTVEE, from the coding sequence GTGAAAGAGAACTTATATGAATATCTGGCCGGCAACGAGTATCCCGGCCGTGGCATCTGTATCGGAAAAACACCCGGCGGCAGGAAAGCCATGATTGCCTACTTTATCATGGGCCGCAGCGTAAACAGCCGCAACCGTGTCTTCGCCCCCATTGACGGCGGCATCTGCACCATGGCTGCCGACCCATCCAAGATGACGGACCCGCACCTGATTATTTACAACCCCGTGCTGACTCTGGGCAATACCACAATTGTGACAAACGGCGACCAGACCGACACCATCCGTGATTTTATCACCAGGGACATTTGCCCCGGCTATGGCTTCGAGGCCGCACTGAATACCCGCACTTTTGAGGACGACGGCCCCAACTGGACGCCCCGCATTTCCGGCGTGGTCGATATGCGCATGGGCGGCTATAAGCTGAGCATTCTGAAGAGCGACAACGGCAATGAAGACAGCCTTCAGCGTTTTACCTTCGATTATCCGCAGCCCCTCGCCGGAGAAGGACACTTTATCAGTACCTACAAGTGCAACGGCAATCCGATTCCAAGTTTTGTCGGCGAGCCGTTGCCTGTGGCTATGGACGGGGAAGACCCGGACGAATACGCCGGCAGGCTGTGGGAGGCCCTGAACGAGGACAACAAGGTAAGCCTGTTTGTGCGCGCCATCGACCTGGCGACCCAGGCGTACAAAGACGTCATCATCAACAAATACAAAACGGTGGAGGAATAA
- a CDS encoding carboxymuconolactone decarboxylase family protein: protein MTTELPKHYQSIKERFKEYGKAIDQLGKTVRQAGPIDEKTSHLIQLAAAAAIRSEGGVHSQARRAMDAGASREEVYHSLILLTSTIGFPNVAAAISWVDSMLGE, encoded by the coding sequence ATGACAACGGAATTGCCAAAACATTATCAAAGCATTAAAGAACGGTTTAAAGAGTATGGAAAAGCGATTGATCAATTAGGGAAAACGGTTCGTCAGGCTGGGCCTATAGACGAAAAAACTTCACACCTAATCCAACTTGCCGCTGCTGCCGCAATAAGATCTGAAGGCGGCGTTCACAGCCAAGCTCGAAGAGCCATGGACGCAGGAGCATCGCGTGAAGAGGTTTATCACTCATTAATTTTACTGACCAGCACCATTGGCTTTCCCAACGTTGCAGCGGCAATCTCCTGGGTCGATAGCATGTTGGGGGAATAA
- a CDS encoding SHOCT domain-containing protein, translating into MKKYLKWSFIMAAGLLVSCNGNCFGPQGPSGWGPMMMHYGYGYGGMFVGIILLIVAAVLVYFIVQALSTKGRSPMQNESPIDILKRRYTKGEITREEFEKMKKDLEG; encoded by the coding sequence ATGAAAAAATATCTTAAATGGTCGTTCATCATGGCAGCCGGTTTACTTGTGTCCTGCAATGGCAACTGTTTTGGGCCACAAGGTCCCAGTGGATGGGGACCCATGATGATGCATTACGGATATGGATATGGAGGGATGTTCGTAGGGATAATATTACTGATAGTCGCTGCTGTGCTGGTATATTTCATTGTTCAGGCCCTGAGCACGAAGGGCCGGTCCCCCATGCAGAATGAAAGCCCCATCGATATCTTGAAGAGGCGTTACACTAAGGGGGAGATCACAAGGGAAGAGTTTGAAAAAATGAAAAAGGATCTTGAAGGCTAG
- a CDS encoding chloride channel protein, with protein MGLSTAFFLKLLHWILACSTGYPFYFLMLPAGLAISGLVIQYLEPDAKGYGIEKVIAAVHRHGGKIKAAIVPIKLLTTILTIATGGSAGQVGPCGQIGASLASVMAGLFRFDEKDRGKIVVCGLSAGFAAVLGAPFAGAIFGAEVLYVGSILYEILLPSIIAGITSYQIASLLGIHYQFLPFDFTPTLTEAFILKIVLSGIFFGICSLLVIEILKVGERFSDKLGKFLPLKGLIGGVMLIGMTLIFSKQFLGSGFETIQTALKGERIVFYAFLMKAIFTSITLNFGGSGGLIMPILFIGATSGSLFGDLLGLDRATFAAVGFVSLLAGTTNTPIAASILAVEFFGSAIAPYAAIACIVSFLMTGHRSVFPTQVLSFQKSTSVDVEIGSEMEDIRTAFKFRDRSLSGFLLRVIEKITDTIRKRHHAGKSDH; from the coding sequence GTGGGATTGTCAACGGCCTTCTTTCTGAAATTGCTGCACTGGATTCTGGCTTGCAGCACCGGCTATCCCTTTTATTTTCTGATGCTCCCTGCTGGACTCGCGATCAGTGGCTTGGTCATTCAATACCTGGAACCGGATGCGAAGGGATACGGCATCGAAAAGGTGATTGCAGCTGTACACCGACATGGGGGAAAGATAAAGGCTGCTATCGTACCGATCAAACTCCTTACGACAATCCTTACAATCGCAACCGGCGGATCAGCAGGACAGGTTGGGCCATGCGGCCAGATAGGCGCATCATTAGCATCTGTTATGGCAGGACTATTTAGGTTCGATGAAAAAGACAGGGGAAAAATCGTCGTATGCGGGCTCAGCGCCGGGTTCGCTGCCGTCCTCGGTGCGCCTTTCGCTGGGGCAATTTTTGGCGCTGAGGTCCTCTATGTTGGCAGCATTTTGTATGAAATCCTTTTACCGTCGATTATTGCCGGGATTACCAGCTACCAAATTGCTTCGCTGCTTGGAATTCATTACCAGTTTCTTCCTTTTGATTTTACCCCGACGCTGACTGAAGCTTTCATCTTAAAGATAGTCCTCTCAGGAATCTTCTTTGGGATTTGTTCATTACTTGTTATTGAGATCCTGAAGGTCGGGGAAAGATTTTCAGATAAACTCGGCAAATTTCTACCCCTCAAAGGTCTTATCGGCGGAGTGATGCTCATTGGCATGACTCTGATATTCTCCAAACAGTTTCTTGGCAGTGGCTTCGAAACGATTCAGACTGCTCTCAAAGGGGAAAGGATCGTCTTTTACGCTTTCTTAATGAAGGCAATTTTTACCAGTATCACCCTGAACTTCGGAGGCAGTGGCGGTCTGATTATGCCGATTCTGTTTATCGGAGCAACTTCAGGAAGCCTTTTCGGGGACTTGCTTGGGCTGGACCGGGCAACCTTCGCCGCTGTCGGTTTTGTCAGCCTTTTGGCGGGAACAACCAATACCCCAATTGCGGCCAGTATCCTGGCCGTTGAATTCTTCGGCAGTGCGATTGCCCCTTATGCTGCAATCGCCTGCATCGTCAGTTTTCTCATGACCGGCCACAGAAGCGTATTTCCGACCCAGGTCCTGTCATTCCAAAAATCCACTTCAGTCGATGTTGAAATCGGAAGCGAAATGGAAGATATCCGCACGGCGTTTAAATTCCGGGATAGAAGTCTATCTGGATTCCTGCTGAGGGTTATTGAAAAAATTACAGATACGATCAGAAAAAGACATCATGCAGGAAAGTCGGATCATTGA
- a CDS encoding universal stress protein has protein sequence MFDRILYPTDCSDVAIKAVSYIEQLKEAGAKKVTILHVLDKKYLYETAHEVFVDFAAIENSQRKIVTEECNEVVARLRGKGLDVKVRIEKGIPFQEILRVANEENASLIVIGSHGKSNVQEMLLGSVSEAVIRHAIQPVLVIKR, from the coding sequence ATGTTTGATCGAATTCTGTACCCAACTGATTGTTCTGATGTCGCCATTAAAGCAGTAAGTTACATTGAGCAGTTGAAGGAAGCGGGAGCAAAGAAGGTTACCATACTGCACGTCCTTGACAAAAAATATCTGTACGAAACGGCACACGAAGTTTTTGTTGATTTTGCAGCAATTGAGAATTCCCAGAGAAAAATTGTGACTGAGGAGTGTAATGAGGTTGTGGCACGACTCCGGGGTAAGGGACTGGATGTAAAGGTCAGGATTGAAAAAGGAATTCCCTTTCAGGAAATTCTCAGGGTGGCCAATGAAGAAAATGCTTCACTGATCGTGATCGGATCGCATGGAAAAAGCAATGTCCAAGAAATGTTGCTCGGTTCAGTTTCTGAAGCCGTAATCCGGCACGCCATTCAACCTGTCTTGGTGATCAAACGGTAA
- the nhaA gene encoding Na+/H+ antiporter NhaA — protein sequence MEQKSYPLEKLFGAVINPFERFLRQTTSGGIILVVMTICTLLIANSPWEQEFHYFWERPVSISFGFWILALPLREWINEGLMTLFFFVIGLELKREILVGELSSFKNAILPVAGAIGGMIMPAFIYALFNSSGSEATGWGIPMATDIAFAVGILVLLAWRIPRNLVIFLMALAIADDLGAVLIISLFYTQAINLTLLGIAGGLFLVLVFFNRGGIRHVFPYAVIGILLWLALLESGIHATVAGIILAFMIPARPSHTPLQFDMRIEELKQAFLVTTLSEDCSNHPLSNHCMAAIAEEVERTAKAVQSPLQRLEHMLSPWVTFGVIPLFAAANVGIHFPTLNIVQMMVHPVTLGVIVGLVAGKFIGIAGMSWLAVKAGIAQLPTGVRWSHLLGAAWLGGIGFTMALFISHLAFASDLALQEAATLGILISSVIASGIGLVWLLLATKEQHAQLLDK from the coding sequence ATGGAACAAAAATCTTATCCGCTAGAAAAACTTTTCGGGGCCGTTATCAACCCCTTTGAGAGGTTTTTACGCCAGACAACGTCGGGAGGGATAATTCTTGTCGTCATGACTATCTGTACCCTCCTGATAGCCAATTCTCCGTGGGAACAAGAATTTCATTACTTTTGGGAAAGGCCGGTGAGCATTTCTTTCGGCTTCTGGATTCTGGCACTACCACTTCGAGAATGGATCAATGAAGGATTGATGACCCTCTTTTTTTTTGTAATAGGCCTCGAATTGAAGAGGGAGATTTTAGTAGGAGAACTCTCCTCATTTAAGAATGCGATCTTACCAGTAGCTGGTGCTATAGGCGGCATGATTATGCCGGCATTTATTTATGCTTTGTTTAACTCCAGCGGGTCTGAAGCCACTGGTTGGGGCATTCCCATGGCAACCGATATCGCTTTTGCCGTAGGTATTCTTGTTCTGCTTGCGTGGCGAATTCCTCGGAATCTCGTCATATTTCTCATGGCCTTGGCCATTGCGGACGATCTCGGTGCCGTGCTCATTATCTCCCTCTTTTATACGCAAGCGATCAATTTGACATTGTTGGGAATTGCCGGTGGTCTTTTTTTAGTTCTTGTCTTCTTCAACCGTGGCGGTATTCGCCATGTTTTTCCCTATGCTGTTATAGGAATATTGTTATGGTTGGCACTTCTGGAATCAGGAATTCATGCAACCGTCGCGGGTATTATCTTGGCGTTTATGATTCCCGCCAGGCCGTCTCATACGCCTCTGCAATTCGACATGAGGATCGAGGAGCTAAAGCAAGCATTTCTTGTCACGACTCTCAGCGAGGACTGCTCCAACCATCCTTTAAGCAATCATTGCATGGCCGCAATTGCCGAGGAGGTAGAGCGCACAGCCAAGGCAGTACAGTCGCCCCTTCAAAGACTGGAACACATGCTGTCTCCCTGGGTAACTTTTGGTGTCATCCCATTGTTTGCCGCAGCAAATGTTGGCATCCACTTTCCCACATTGAATATTGTGCAGATGATGGTTCATCCTGTTACTTTGGGTGTTATAGTCGGCCTAGTTGCGGGTAAGTTCATCGGTATTGCCGGAATGAGTTGGCTCGCCGTCAAGGCAGGGATTGCACAATTGCCTACGGGTGTCAGGTGGAGCCATCTTCTCGGCGCGGCATGGCTGGGTGGTATTGGTTTTACAATGGCCCTCTTCATCAGCCATCTCGCCTTCGCCAGTGATCTGGCTCTGCAGGAGGCAGCAACTCTTGGCATACTGATTTCGTCGGTCATCGCTAGCGGCATTGGTCTCGTGTGGTTGCTGCTGGCTACAAAAGAGCAACATGCCCAATTACTCGACAAGTAA